The Sphingobium sp. JS3065 genome includes a region encoding these proteins:
- the trxC gene encoding thioredoxin TrxC codes for MSDVPLVACPVCASINRVPAAKIGAAPICGKCGMPLFQGQPVDVDQAAFDRHVGRGSLPVLVDFWASWCGPCRAMAPAFKAAAAELEPHVRLLKVDTEAEQGIAGRYRIQSIPTLILFRGGREVARQAGAMDRARLVAWTRQALVTA; via the coding sequence ATGTCCGATGTCCCGCTGGTAGCCTGCCCGGTTTGCGCGAGCATCAACCGCGTTCCTGCAGCGAAGATCGGCGCGGCGCCAATTTGCGGGAAATGCGGAATGCCGCTTTTCCAGGGACAGCCGGTCGATGTCGACCAGGCGGCATTCGATCGGCATGTAGGTCGCGGAAGCCTGCCGGTTCTCGTCGATTTCTGGGCGAGTTGGTGCGGACCTTGCCGCGCCATGGCGCCGGCGTTCAAGGCGGCCGCTGCGGAGCTGGAGCCGCATGTCCGGCTCCTGAAGGTCGATACCGAAGCTGAGCAGGGTATTGCCGGGCGCTACCGCATTCAGTCGATTCCGACGCTGATCCTGTTCAGGGGTGGCCGCGAGGTCGCCCGACAGGCCGGGGCGATGGACCGTGCGCGACTCGTCGCCTGGACAAGGCAGGCGCTCGTCACCGCCTGA
- a CDS encoding cytochrome ubiquinol oxidase subunit I, translated as MDMAVIELSRLQFALTALYHFLFVPLTLGLSFILVIMESIYVMTGREIWRTVTRFWGKLFGINFVLGVATGITMEFQFGTNWSYYSHYVGDIFGAPLAIEGLMAFFLEATFVGLMFFGWDKLSRVGHLLTTFMVALGSNLSALWILVANGWMQNPVGSRFNPETMRMEVSDFMAVLFNPVAQAKFVHTVSAGYVCASVFVLGVSAWYLLKGKWVAVARRSFTVAAAFGLASSLSVVVLGDESGYALTDNQKMKLAALEAMWHTEPAPAGIAVVGFPSVADRETYFEVKIPYVLGLISTRSLTGEVSGIFELVARAQDRIENGIKAYDAVEKLKVDQKDMVAREAFEEAKADLGYALLLKRFVADPRQATPQDIEKAAWSTVPNVPVMFWVFRVMAGLGFFFIAFFGAAFWMASIRKLNCDSRFCRTFLRAAVWVIPLPWIAIEFGWILAEIGRQPWAIDGVLPTFLAASSLTVAQLWTTIIGFTVIYGALAVIEVRLMLAAIRKGPDQHRPPAPSPETHSGYAPIPAE; from the coding sequence ATGGACATGGCTGTGATCGAGCTTTCACGCCTCCAATTCGCCCTGACGGCTCTCTACCATTTCCTGTTCGTCCCCCTGACGCTCGGCCTCTCCTTCATCCTCGTCATCATGGAGAGCATCTATGTGATGACGGGCCGTGAGATCTGGCGCACCGTCACGCGCTTCTGGGGCAAGCTGTTCGGTATCAACTTCGTGCTGGGCGTCGCTACCGGCATTACCATGGAATTCCAGTTCGGCACCAACTGGTCCTACTATTCGCATTATGTCGGCGACATCTTCGGCGCGCCGCTCGCCATCGAAGGGCTGATGGCCTTCTTCCTCGAAGCGACGTTCGTGGGCCTCATGTTCTTCGGATGGGACAAGCTGTCCAGGGTCGGGCATCTGCTCACCACCTTCATGGTGGCTCTCGGCTCGAACCTATCGGCGCTGTGGATCCTCGTCGCCAATGGCTGGATGCAGAATCCGGTGGGATCGCGCTTCAATCCCGAAACGATGCGGATGGAAGTCTCCGACTTCATGGCGGTGCTGTTCAATCCGGTCGCGCAGGCGAAGTTCGTCCATACGGTGAGCGCGGGCTATGTCTGCGCCTCCGTTTTCGTGCTGGGCGTCTCGGCCTGGTATCTGCTCAAGGGCAAGTGGGTCGCGGTCGCGCGGCGCAGCTTCACGGTCGCCGCCGCCTTCGGCCTTGCCTCGTCGCTGTCGGTCGTCGTGCTCGGCGACGAAAGCGGCTACGCGCTGACCGATAACCAGAAGATGAAGCTCGCCGCGCTCGAGGCCATGTGGCACACTGAGCCCGCGCCCGCGGGCATTGCCGTTGTCGGCTTTCCCAGCGTCGCCGACCGCGAGACCTATTTCGAGGTCAAGATCCCCTATGTGCTCGGTCTCATCTCCACGCGCAGCCTGACGGGCGAAGTCTCCGGCATCTTCGAACTGGTCGCCAGGGCGCAGGACCGCATCGAGAACGGCATCAAGGCCTATGATGCGGTGGAAAAGCTGAAGGTGGACCAGAAGGACATGGTCGCGCGCGAGGCATTCGAGGAAGCCAAGGCCGATCTTGGCTATGCCCTGCTGCTGAAACGCTTCGTCGCCGATCCGCGGCAAGCCACGCCCCAGGACATCGAAAAGGCCGCATGGTCGACCGTGCCCAATGTCCCGGTGATGTTCTGGGTGTTCCGGGTGATGGCCGGCCTCGGCTTCTTCTTCATCGCCTTCTTCGGCGCCGCCTTCTGGATGGCTTCGATCCGCAAGCTGAACTGCGACAGCCGCTTCTGCCGCACCTTCCTGCGCGCGGCGGTCTGGGTCATCCCGCTGCCGTGGATCGCCATCGAATTTGGCTGGATCCTGGCCGAGATCGGCCGCCAGCCCTGGGCGATCGATGGCGTTCTGCCGACGTTCCTTGCCGCCTCGAGCCTGACCGTCGCGCAGCTCTGGACGACGATCATCGGGTTCACGGTGATCTATGGCGCGCTCGCCGTCATCGAAGTGCGGCTGATGCTGGCGGCAATCCGCAAGGGACCGGACCAGCATCGGCCTCCGGCGCCATCCCCCGAAACCCACAGCGGCTACGCGCCCATCCCTGCCGAATAA
- a CDS encoding ArsR/SmtB family transcription factor — protein sequence MMTFTDTQLEEAASVLKAIAHDVRLKLLRTLLEHGEKSVGELEALTGIGQPGLSQQLAILRKAELVQTRRDAKLVFYSIVSANMEGTAKLLCALAGTPINRGDTAAKTKRPFPQGSVATFAKIL from the coding sequence GTGATGACTTTCACCGATACGCAGCTTGAAGAGGCTGCCAGCGTCCTCAAGGCGATCGCCCATGACGTCCGCCTGAAGCTCCTGCGGACGCTCCTCGAACATGGCGAGAAGTCTGTAGGCGAACTCGAAGCCCTCACCGGCATCGGTCAACCGGGCCTGTCCCAACAACTCGCAATTTTGCGCAAGGCGGAACTGGTTCAGACGCGCCGCGATGCGAAACTCGTTTTCTATAGCATCGTATCGGCCAATATGGAGGGAACAGCGAAATTGCTATGCGCTCTAGCGGGAACTCCGATAAATAGAGGAGACACTGCCGCGAAAACAAAGCGACCTTTTCCCCAGGGATCGGTCGCTACCTTCGCCAAGATTTTGTGA
- a CDS encoding peroxiredoxin, with protein sequence MTDQVTPSMPRINEPAPPFKAKTTHGERSLDDYKGKWLVLFSHPADFTPVCTTEFMGFAKAADRFKALNCELLGLSIDSVHSHIAWMRSIEEKFGVEIPFPIIDDLSMNVAKAFGMIHPGASDTSAVRATFIIDPEGIVRAMVYYPMSNGRSVDEFVRLLTALQTSDANKVATPENWQPGEPVIVPPPATAEAARARKDEGYDYTDWYFSKKTL encoded by the coding sequence ATGACAGACCAGGTCACTCCCTCCATGCCGCGGATCAACGAACCGGCGCCTCCCTTCAAGGCCAAGACGACCCACGGCGAACGCTCGCTCGACGATTACAAGGGCAAGTGGCTCGTTCTCTTTTCCCACCCCGCCGACTTCACGCCGGTCTGCACGACCGAATTCATGGGCTTCGCCAAGGCCGCCGACCGCTTCAAGGCGCTCAACTGCGAGTTGCTGGGCCTCTCCATCGACTCGGTGCATTCGCACATCGCCTGGATGCGCAGCATCGAGGAGAAGTTCGGCGTCGAGATCCCGTTCCCGATTATCGACGATCTGTCGATGAACGTCGCCAAGGCCTTCGGCATGATCCATCCCGGTGCCTCGGACACCTCGGCCGTTCGCGCCACCTTCATCATCGACCCCGAAGGCATTGTCCGCGCGATGGTCTATTATCCGATGTCGAACGGCCGCTCGGTCGATGAATTCGTCCGCCTGCTCACCGCGCTCCAGACGTCCGACGCCAACAAGGTGGCGACGCCTGAAAACTGGCAGCCCGGCGAGCCGGTGATCGTGCCGCCGCCCGCGACGGCCGAAGCCGCCAGGGCCCGCAAGGACGAAGGCTACGACTACACCGATTGGTATTTCAGCAAGAAGACCCTCTGA
- the cydD gene encoding thiol reductant ABC exporter subunit CydD, whose protein sequence is MSNPLDRQAAALFWIGDSGAAILMAAALAGAVASMEQGAGQGHLALAAGGLIAAALLRAGMQIGATNAGEAAAMRVKTNWRQRVYPGILVAAPGDRRMLGEAVADAVDRIEDLGGFHARFLPLRRAAVLSPLIIAIAAVFGSWVAGVIMLATLIPFAMGMALAGTAAARAAARQLDALSRLSGLFVDRVRALPVIVAFAAQDRIGRHLADATREVAARTIDVLKVAFVSSAIIEFFAALSVALVALYCGFNLLGILPFPAPEKLTLGQALFVLVLAPEFYLPMRRLAAAYHDKQVGEAAVERLEALAPASPPAPKPAIEGPPALRFDGVVIDYGETAIGPFTLDIPAGTSLALRGSTGVGKSSLLHALLGLAPIGGGRILVDGRDAAEVALPGHVGWAGQTVAFVPGTLADNIRLARPDADDAAVEAVAHLAGLGPMIEARGQGLALPLDHRGSGLSGGERRRVGIARVLLKDAPLWLLDEPTADLDAGSAADIAGILASAAKGRTVLIVTHSAELAAIATKEMVLS, encoded by the coding sequence ATGAGCAACCCGTTAGATAGACAGGCTGCGGCCCTTTTCTGGATCGGCGACAGCGGCGCGGCGATCCTCATGGCGGCGGCGCTGGCCGGAGCCGTGGCATCAATGGAGCAAGGGGCGGGGCAGGGCCATCTTGCGCTTGCCGCGGGCGGACTGATAGCCGCCGCCCTGCTTCGCGCCGGGATGCAGATCGGTGCGACCAACGCCGGCGAAGCGGCTGCTATGCGCGTCAAGACGAACTGGCGCCAGCGGGTGTATCCAGGCATTCTCGTCGCCGCGCCGGGGGATCGCCGGATGCTGGGCGAGGCGGTCGCCGATGCCGTCGACCGGATCGAGGACCTGGGCGGCTTCCATGCCCGCTTCCTGCCGCTGCGCCGCGCCGCGGTCCTGTCCCCGCTCATAATCGCGATTGCTGCCGTATTTGGGAGCTGGGTCGCCGGCGTGATCATGCTCGCGACGCTGATTCCCTTTGCCATGGGCATGGCGCTCGCAGGAACGGCGGCCGCGCGGGCCGCCGCGCGCCAGCTCGATGCGCTGAGTCGCCTGTCGGGCCTGTTCGTCGACCGGGTGCGCGCGCTCCCGGTGATCGTCGCCTTCGCCGCGCAGGACCGTATCGGCCGCCACCTTGCCGACGCTACCCGCGAGGTCGCCGCGCGCACGATCGATGTGCTCAAGGTCGCCTTCGTGTCGAGCGCGATCATCGAGTTCTTCGCGGCGCTGTCGGTGGCGCTGGTCGCGCTCTATTGCGGCTTCAACCTGCTCGGCATCCTGCCCTTTCCGGCTCCCGAAAAGCTGACCCTGGGCCAAGCCCTGTTTGTTCTTGTCCTCGCGCCGGAATTCTATCTTCCCATGCGCCGCCTTGCCGCCGCCTATCACGACAAGCAGGTCGGGGAGGCTGCGGTGGAACGCCTTGAAGCGCTCGCGCCCGCTTCTCCGCCCGCGCCGAAACCCGCGATCGAAGGGCCGCCAGCGCTGCGCTTTGACGGCGTGGTGATCGACTATGGCGAGACGGCCATCGGTCCCTTCACGCTGGATATCCCGGCGGGCACCAGCCTTGCCCTGCGCGGAAGCACCGGGGTCGGCAAATCGAGCCTGCTCCATGCGCTGCTGGGGCTGGCCCCCATTGGTGGGGGACGGATTCTGGTTGACGGCCGGGATGCGGCCGAGGTTGCGCTTCCCGGCCATGTCGGCTGGGCGGGCCAGACGGTTGCGTTCGTCCCGGGCACGCTGGCCGACAATATCCGTCTTGCGCGTCCCGATGCCGACGATGCGGCAGTCGAAGCCGTGGCCCATCTGGCAGGCCTTGGGCCGATGATCGAAGCGCGCGGACAGGGATTGGCCTTGCCGCTCGATCATCGCGGGTCGGGCCTGTCCGGTGGGGAACGCCGGCGCGTCGGCATCGCGCGCGTGTTGCTCAAGGACGCGCCGCTCTGGCTGCTCGACGAACCGACCGCGGATCTCGACGCGGGATCGGCGGCCGACATCGCCGGGATACTGGCGTCCGCCGCAAAGGGCCGCACGGTCCTGATAGTGACGCACAGCGCCGAGCTGGCCGCGATCGCCACCAAAGAAATGGTGCTTTCATGA
- a CDS encoding YdcH family protein, protein MSNTPHTLSEEFPGQMDKIHALKASDSRFAQLLLDYDVVNDEIHVAETNIEPTSQDHETELRKRRLAIKDQIAEALSQAA, encoded by the coding sequence ATGTCGAATACCCCCCACACCCTGAGCGAGGAATTCCCCGGTCAGATGGACAAGATTCACGCCTTGAAGGCTTCGGACTCTCGCTTCGCGCAGCTTCTTCTCGATTATGATGTCGTGAATGACGAAATCCACGTGGCTGAAACCAATATCGAACCGACCTCGCAAGATCACGAGACCGAACTTCGCAAGCGCCGCCTCGCGATCAAGGATCAGATCGCCGAAGCCCTGTCGCAGGCCGCCTGA
- a CDS encoding peroxiredoxin: protein MNSNADDNAVCSPIQIGDPAPDFRARTTMGDMTLSGHRGRWVLLFSHPADFTPVCTSEFVALSRASDRFKALGCDLVAVSVDSLYSHLGWIRAIREHFGVTIAFPIVEDPSMVIGRAYGMLADNAPDAATLRSTFFIDPEGIVRAKLCYPATIGRSVEELLRVLTALQRVDNDNIVTPEGWHPGDDVLLPPYQDQHGALDAAGDGCWFHRTQPDKHGKTGK, encoded by the coding sequence TTGAACTCGAACGCAGACGACAATGCCGTGTGCTCCCCTATCCAGATCGGCGATCCCGCGCCTGATTTCCGCGCCCGCACGACGATGGGCGACATGACCCTGTCCGGCCATCGCGGCCGCTGGGTACTGCTGTTCTCTCATCCCGCCGATTTTACGCCGGTTTGCACCAGTGAATTCGTCGCCCTCTCGCGCGCCAGCGATCGGTTCAAGGCGCTCGGCTGCGACCTGGTCGCGGTGTCGGTCGACAGCCTCTATTCCCATCTCGGATGGATCAGGGCGATCCGCGAGCATTTCGGCGTGACCATCGCTTTCCCGATCGTCGAAGATCCCTCGATGGTGATCGGCCGCGCCTATGGAATGCTCGCGGACAACGCCCCCGACGCGGCCACGCTGCGCTCGACCTTCTTCATCGACCCCGAAGGCATTGTCCGCGCCAAGCTCTGCTATCCAGCCACCATCGGGCGATCGGTGGAGGAGCTGCTTCGAGTCCTGACCGCGCTGCAACGGGTCGACAACGACAACATAGTGACCCCCGAAGGCTGGCATCCCGGCGATGACGTGCTTCTTCCGCCCTATCAGGACCAGCACGGTGCGCTCGATGCGGCGGGCGATGGCTGCTGGTTCCACCGCACGCAGCCCGACAAGCATGGGAAGACAGGCAAGTGA
- a CDS encoding amino acid ABC transporter ATP-binding/permease protein, whose product MSRADMDLLLAEAIGPERRAFRIAGLLASAATIAAVLLLGLSGWFITGAALAGLGGVLAAQGFNYLVPSAMIRLLAIVRTTARYGERLYGHRAALMALAAVRARLFDRILSVRDVRAVSAGDAVTRLVQDIGALEDNLVRKPALPAAFAGAAIGLALAWLASPWTSLALLALLAGLVLWAHLATPRLLASAATDMAEALARLKASMVDYAAASPEILAYDLAPAIGRSLAVETAELDSARPRFARGEAIIDAGLVLGGGIAMGAMLIFSHASLPVTVLAVLAAAGAIEALSGYVRGVSRGALVAAALSRLEGMAGQPSAPVRKATASMAPARTIAFDRDGMNIRIMAGERLGISGKSGSGKTSLLETLAGIRPAGEHCGIALDDQLLASLPSEDVRAAFALSPQDAQLLSGTIRDNLRVARPGLSDERLWAALEVACLAVDIRAMPHGLDQWVGDGGARLSGGQRKRLSIARALLAGRPWLLLDEPSEGLDMATEARLAGHLDAWLRETGTGVVVVSHRPIFLSLVGKGRTINLKDRR is encoded by the coding sequence ATGAGCCGCGCGGATATGGACCTGCTGCTCGCTGAAGCTATCGGCCCCGAACGCCGCGCCTTCCGAATCGCGGGCTTGCTTGCCTCCGCTGCGACAATCGCCGCGGTCCTGCTGCTGGGCCTGTCTGGATGGTTCATCACCGGCGCGGCACTGGCCGGGCTGGGCGGCGTGTTGGCCGCGCAGGGTTTCAACTACCTGGTGCCGAGCGCGATGATCAGGCTGCTCGCGATCGTAAGGACGACGGCGCGTTACGGCGAACGGCTCTATGGCCACCGCGCGGCCTTGATGGCGCTCGCCGCGGTTCGCGCGCGCCTGTTCGACCGCATCCTGTCGGTGCGCGACGTGCGGGCCGTATCGGCGGGCGATGCCGTGACGCGGCTCGTGCAGGACATCGGCGCGCTGGAGGACAATCTGGTCCGTAAGCCGGCATTGCCCGCCGCGTTCGCCGGCGCTGCCATCGGCCTTGCCCTTGCGTGGCTGGCCAGCCCCTGGACGAGCCTTGCCTTGCTGGCGTTGCTTGCCGGTCTTGTCCTCTGGGCGCATCTGGCGACCCCCCGCCTGCTGGCGAGCGCCGCGACCGATATGGCGGAGGCGCTGGCGCGGCTCAAGGCGAGCATGGTGGACTATGCCGCCGCTTCGCCCGAAATCCTTGCCTACGATCTCGCTCCGGCGATCGGGCGAAGCCTCGCGGTCGAGACGGCCGAGTTGGACAGCGCGCGACCTCGGTTCGCGCGCGGCGAAGCGATCATCGATGCGGGCCTCGTGTTGGGTGGGGGCATCGCCATGGGCGCGATGCTGATCTTCTCCCATGCCTCCCTGCCGGTGACGGTCCTTGCCGTGCTGGCGGCGGCGGGCGCGATCGAAGCGCTTTCCGGCTATGTGCGCGGGGTGTCGCGCGGCGCGCTGGTCGCGGCCGCCCTCTCGCGATTGGAGGGCATGGCGGGTCAACCGTCTGCGCCTGTCCGAAAGGCGACGGCATCCATGGCGCCCGCGCGGACCATTGCCTTTGACCGGGACGGCATGAATATCCGGATCATGGCGGGCGAGCGCTTGGGGATTTCAGGCAAATCCGGCAGCGGCAAGACCAGCCTTCTGGAAACGCTCGCTGGTATTCGGCCCGCTGGCGAGCATTGCGGCATTGCTCTTGATGACCAGCTTCTTGCTTCCCTGCCGTCCGAGGACGTGCGAGCGGCATTCGCGCTCTCGCCCCAGGATGCCCAGCTCCTGTCGGGAACCATCCGCGACAATTTGCGTGTGGCGCGCCCCGGCCTCAGCGACGAACGGCTTTGGGCGGCGCTGGAAGTCGCCTGCCTCGCTGTCGATATTCGCGCGATGCCGCATGGGCTTGACCAATGGGTCGGCGACGGCGGAGCGCGGTTGTCGGGCGGCCAGCGCAAGCGGTTGTCGATCGCCCGCGCCTTGCTTGCCGGCAGGCCGTGGCTGCTGCTCGACGAGCCGAGCGAGGGGTTGGACATGGCGACGGAGGCGCGGCTTGCGGGCCACCTCGACGCGTGGCTTCGCGAGACAGGGACCGGAGTCGTGGTGGTGAGTCATCGACCGATTTTCTTGAGTCTCGTCGGCAAGGGTCGAACAATCAACTTGAAGGATCGCCGCTAA
- a CDS encoding MgtC/SapB family protein, whose product MELLRSLAAALAVGVLIGIERGWRQREAADGSRVSGLRTFGLLGLAGGLASHMPESLAAVIGLAVTASLVLGYRSEQARTASLSITNTLVGIITFALGYMAGQGLVSETLAVAAVTTLILTLRQQSHAMLKGMSHKEVESIATFAIVALVILPLLPDASYGPFEAWNPRQIWMVVVVVLGLSFAGYVASRRLGADKGVMITALFGALVSSTAVTVAYARRLRANDGPQGPLIAGIALASLVMFARVQILSFTLIPYASTSLALAMVPAFVVGGLTTLLALRSKVDGDGASEVKLGNPLDFGPALLLAGAVALIAVPARWALARFGDQGIVVVLGLTGMWDVDAAVLTLAGLPEDMLKPDTAGLVLAVPVLANTMWKAVLTLVLAGPSKQGWKASGPLFASVLASAAGIAALMVFR is encoded by the coding sequence ATGGAACTGCTTCGTTCGCTTGCTGCGGCGCTCGCGGTAGGCGTGCTGATCGGTATCGAGCGAGGCTGGCGGCAGCGCGAGGCAGCGGATGGCAGCCGGGTCAGCGGTTTGCGCACCTTTGGCCTGCTCGGTCTTGCCGGCGGCCTTGCCAGCCATATGCCCGAAAGCCTTGCGGCGGTAATCGGGCTGGCGGTCACTGCCAGCCTGGTTCTTGGATATCGCAGCGAACAAGCCCGCACGGCCAGCCTGTCCATCACCAATACGTTGGTCGGCATTATCACCTTCGCCTTGGGATATATGGCCGGGCAGGGCCTGGTGAGCGAGACGCTGGCCGTCGCGGCGGTAACCACCTTGATCCTGACGCTCAGGCAGCAATCCCACGCCATGCTCAAAGGGATGAGCCACAAGGAGGTCGAATCGATCGCCACGTTCGCGATCGTCGCGTTGGTCATCCTGCCGCTGCTGCCGGATGCGAGCTACGGCCCCTTTGAGGCCTGGAACCCGCGGCAAATCTGGATGGTCGTCGTCGTCGTGCTCGGACTCTCCTTCGCCGGCTATGTCGCCAGTCGTCGGCTCGGCGCGGACAAGGGGGTCATGATAACCGCTTTGTTCGGGGCATTGGTATCGTCCACGGCGGTCACTGTTGCCTATGCCCGGCGTTTGCGCGCCAATGATGGTCCGCAAGGCCCCTTGATTGCTGGTATTGCGCTCGCCTCGCTCGTGATGTTCGCGCGCGTCCAGATACTCTCTTTTACCCTCATCCCCTACGCCAGCACATCGCTCGCGCTTGCAATGGTTCCGGCTTTCGTCGTCGGCGGTCTGACAACCCTTCTGGCGCTACGCTCCAAGGTGGATGGTGATGGCGCCAGCGAGGTGAAGCTGGGCAATCCGCTGGATTTCGGGCCGGCGCTTCTGCTGGCGGGCGCGGTTGCGTTGATTGCTGTCCCGGCACGTTGGGCGCTCGCGCGGTTCGGCGATCAGGGCATTGTCGTTGTGCTTGGCCTTACGGGCATGTGGGATGTGGACGCAGCCGTACTCACGCTCGCGGGGCTGCCTGAGGATATGCTGAAACCCGACACGGCCGGACTGGTGCTTGCGGTGCCCGTGCTCGCCAACACGATGTGGAAGGCTGTACTCACGCTGGTACTGGCAGGGCCATCAAAGCAAGGCTGGAAGGCGTCCGGCCCACTCTTCGCATCAGTTCTGGCATCTGCTGCCGGTATCGCCGCGCTCATGGTGTTTCGCTAG
- a CDS encoding MBL fold metallo-hydrolase, which yields MSSVPTITFHGAAGTVTGSCMELRHGGKTILIDCGLFQGSRTLETLNRDPFAFDVRKIDAVVLTHAHIDHSGLLPRLTAEGYRGPIFATPQTRDLLYYMLPDAGRIQEGDAERRNRRQDRRDEEPIEPIYTEADSKAAYEQVETVALHDWFAPAAGFRARLWNAGHILGSTSVEIEVGGVHLLFSGDLGPDHKAFHADPEGPAGLDHVFCESTYGDRVREDVTIEQRRTLLEAEINAALTRGGNLVIPVFALERTQELLLDIATLINTGRLAHPQVFIDSPLATRATEVFAKHAGELEDMGSGEIFRHPSFHYTASTMESMRLNDMSGAIIMAASGMCEAGRIRHHLRYNLGRRESTILFVGFQAAGTLGRTILDGANRVRIWGQDVAVRAQIRRIDTYSAHADQKDLQRWIRARKPIDGSLFLGHGEEGSIETFRRLMQADDAAASIVTPKIGETYSLPSRAPSKRLKTGKPELQEAVGRDWQNDYADFSTHLKKELQNIESASGRREALARMAEILHSYQAYREHRKSRSS from the coding sequence ATGAGTAGCGTACCCACCATAACCTTCCACGGCGCTGCCGGCACAGTCACTGGTTCCTGCATGGAACTACGCCATGGCGGAAAGACGATCCTCATAGATTGCGGCTTGTTCCAGGGATCCCGGACGCTGGAAACACTCAATCGCGACCCCTTCGCGTTCGACGTGCGCAAGATCGACGCCGTTGTCCTGACGCACGCGCATATCGACCATAGCGGCCTGCTGCCCAGGCTCACGGCGGAAGGGTATCGCGGGCCGATCTTCGCGACACCGCAAACCCGCGACCTTCTGTATTACATGCTGCCCGACGCCGGACGAATTCAGGAGGGCGATGCGGAGCGCCGCAATCGACGGCAGGATCGCCGGGACGAGGAGCCGATCGAACCGATCTATACCGAAGCGGATTCCAAAGCGGCCTATGAACAGGTCGAGACAGTAGCGCTGCACGACTGGTTCGCACCTGCCGCCGGTTTTCGGGCGCGCTTGTGGAATGCGGGCCATATCCTGGGTTCCACATCCGTGGAGATCGAGGTCGGTGGCGTGCACTTGCTCTTCTCCGGCGACCTGGGTCCAGACCACAAGGCCTTTCATGCCGATCCCGAGGGTCCGGCAGGACTCGATCATGTGTTCTGCGAGAGCACCTATGGCGACCGCGTCCGCGAGGACGTGACGATCGAGCAGCGCCGGACTTTGCTGGAAGCCGAGATCAATGCAGCGCTTACGCGCGGCGGCAACCTCGTCATTCCCGTTTTCGCGCTCGAACGCACCCAGGAATTGCTCCTCGATATCGCGACCCTGATCAACACCGGACGCCTGGCGCATCCGCAGGTGTTCATCGATTCGCCACTTGCGACCCGCGCGACAGAGGTGTTCGCCAAACATGCCGGGGAACTCGAAGACATGGGCTCGGGTGAAATCTTCCGTCACCCCTCGTTCCACTACACTGCCAGCACGATGGAATCGATGCGGCTCAACGACATGTCCGGAGCCATCATCATGGCGGCATCCGGCATGTGCGAAGCGGGACGCATCCGTCACCATCTGCGGTACAATCTCGGCCGCCGTGAATCGACGATCCTGTTCGTCGGTTTCCAGGCCGCAGGCACCCTTGGCCGGACAATCCTCGATGGCGCGAACCGCGTGCGCATCTGGGGGCAGGACGTCGCGGTGCGCGCGCAGATCCGGCGGATCGACACTTATTCGGCGCATGCCGACCAGAAGGATCTGCAGCGCTGGATAAGGGCGCGGAAGCCGATCGATGGCAGCCTGTTCCTGGGACACGGCGAAGAGGGCTCGATCGAGACGTTCCGCCGCCTGATGCAGGCGGACGATGCCGCGGCATCGATTGTCACGCCGAAGATCGGGGAAACCTATTCACTGCCGTCACGCGCCCCGTCCAAGCGCCTGAAGACCGGAAAGCCGGAACTACAGGAGGCTGTCGGCCGCGATTGGCAGAATGACTATGCGGATTTTTCGACCCATCTGAAAAAAGAACTGCAGAATATCGAGAGCGCGTCGGGCCGGCGCGAGGCACTCGCCCGCATGGCCGAGATTCTGCATTCCTATCAGGCCTATCGCGAGCATCGTAAGAGCCGATCGAGCTGA